From Juglans regia cultivar Chandler chromosome 8, Walnut 2.0, whole genome shotgun sequence, the proteins below share one genomic window:
- the LOC108993651 gene encoding transcription factor MYB108-like → MDAEVRGCGSAKQVSNSDQKGMDIRRGPWTDEEDSMLKNYVTINGEGRWNSVARCTGLKRTGKSCRLRWLNYLRPDVKRGNITLQEQLLILELHSRWGNRWSKIAQYLPGRTDNEIKNYWRTRVQKQAKQLKCDVNSKQFRDAMRYVWMPRLIERIRAMATSKSQYLDGPTNTYRPDLPLNNQTGLIPNQSHAPMSSGPAEPYLRPAISSTSSDSSEAQVSSDLTDCYDLPCGNYIEISQNESGGLIQQGLDIQTCNDDQHSNGWFGGGVDTLDSLWDDEESMWFLLQQLGDVNEV, encoded by the exons ATGGATGCTGAAGTGAGAGGTTGTGGGTCTGCAAAACAGGTGAGTAATTCTGATCAGAAGGGCATGGACATTAGGAGAGGTCCATGGACAGATGAAGAGGACTCCATGCTCAAGAATTATGTCACCATCAACGGTGAGGGTCGATGGAATTCCGTTGCCCGCTGCACAG GCTTGAAGCGAACGGGTAAAAGCTGCAGATTAAGATGGTTAAACTATTTGCGCCCTGATGTCAAACGTGGAAATATCACCCTCCAAGAACAGCTCTTGATTCTTGAGCTTCATTCTCGCTGGGGAAATag GTGGTCCAAAATAGCACAGTATTTGCCTGGAAGAACAGACAATGAGATCAAGAACTACTGGAGAACAAGGGTCCAAAAGCAGGCCAAGCAGCTCAAATGTGACGTCAATAGCAAACAATTCAGAGACGCCATGCGTTACGTATGGATGCCCAGATTGATAGAGAGAATCCGGGCCATGGCCACCTCCAAATCCCAGTATTTGGATGGACCCACCAACACATATCGTCCTGATCTCCCCCTCAACAATCAGACAGGGCTCATTCCAAATCAAAGCCATGCACCCATGTCATCCGGCCCGGCTGAGCCCTACTTGAGGCCCGCAATATCTAGTACTTCTTCGGATTCATCGGAGGCCCAAGTTTCCTCGGATCTAACCGATTGTTACGATTTACCATGTGGTAATTACATCGAGATTTCTCAAAACGAGTCAGGAGGTTTGATCCAGCAGGGCTTGGATATCCAAACATGTAATGATGATCAGCATAGCAATGGATGGTTTGGTGGTGGGGTCGACACATTGGATAGTTTGTGGGATGATGAAGAGAGTATGTGGTTTTTGCTACAACAGCTTGGTGATGTTAATGAGGTCTAA